CGTCCAGCCGGTGGACATGAAAGCCGAGGACATCCAGTTCGGTTCCCGTCCGCCAAAGGATAACCAGCCCGTTATCCTGCGCCACCACCATGGGCGGGCCGGACAGGCAGAGGGGAGCCGCCGGCACGAACGGCACCAACAGCCATCCCAGCAGGAGAGCCAGCCCGTCCGGGGCTCGCTGCCGCAGCGCACTGGGACACCACCATGTAGCATGACGCGGTTTCATGGCTCGGAGCGGATTTGGTAAAAGACGTTAATCAGCCCGGCATCGGTGTCGAAAAACACATTTTCCGGAGGTGCCGGGGCAATCCAGGATTTGAGGGGCGCAAACCCGGCGGCCAGGTTGGTTGAGCGCCAGACCGAGTACCACTCGTTGCTCCGGCTGTGCCAGCGCACCTGCCGGACGCCGGAGACCGGCGGAACCGGGCTGGCCAGGTCAAACCGGTACATGTTCAGCGCAAACGGCCCATGAACGATCGTGCCACCATCAGGGCGCACCTCGGCTAATTGATATACGGCGGTAGCGGGCGCGCTAGCGTCCGCGCAGGCATAGGTGGCGCCGATTCCGCCCTGGGCCGCGCCCGTCGCCGGAATCAGGTTCGTCCCCACCAACACGGGCACACCAGCCACCAACCGGTACAGGTAAAACCCGGTTGTTTCCGGCTCGGACGCCGTGGTCCAGCGCACCACCGGGCCGCCGTTCGTGAACCCCAGTTCCACAATGGCAACCAACGCCTGATTCGTCACCACATTCGAGCGCACGCACCGCAGCCCCGTCCGGGTGTCACGCTGCCCGGGCGCGGTGGGATCGCGAAACGCGCAACGCAGATCAAAGGGCGACGCATCCCACGAGCCACCGCGCGCAGCCCGGGCGACCGATGCGGACGGATCGACGCCGCGCGGGTTGTTGGCGGTGCCTCCTTGGAGCAGCGTCGCGTAATCTGCCGGTGTATAGCTGTCCCAGCACCACTGCGCCACGTTGCCAACCATGTCATAAAGCCAGAACTGATTGTTACCGGGCCGGCCAGCCGGCTGTTGGGACCCGTTGTAATAGCCCGATGGGGTGGTTCCGTTGTCCAAGGGGTCGCCACTATTCCGGTAATTCGCCTGGCTGCCGTCCACCTGATCGCGGTAGCTGCCGCCCGTTCCCGCCCACGGATAATCCTGGCCCGCCAGCGTGCCACGCGCGGCGTATTCCCATTCCGCTTCGGTGGGCAGCCGGTAGCCCGCCATTTCCCACCGCACGCACGCGTTGGATAAGTCAATTTGGCCCGCGCGCAGGGGAGTCGTGAACGTGGTATCCGGATAATAGACGGGCGGCAGACCTTCCATCTCGGAGCGGGCGTTGCACCACTTCACCGCGTCGTACCACGAGAGTCCGGTCGCGGGATGGCGCGGGTCGCCGTTGGTCGTGCTCCCCGTATTTCCCGTTGGCAGATCGCCGTAGCCAT
Above is a window of Verrucomicrobiota bacterium DNA encoding:
- a CDS encoding SUMF1/EgtB/PvdO family nonheme iron enzyme, which codes for MAVLAVLLGLLMPLHAQERLISAGSFMMGDASPGAEGLADERPVHPVQVSPFHVEQFVVSAALWRQVCQWGLTNGYGDLPTGNTGSTTNGDPRHPATGLSWYDAVKWCNARSEMEGLPPVYYPDTTFTTPLRAGQIDLSNACVRWEMAGYRLPTEAEWEYAARGTLAGQDYPWAGTGGSYRDQVDGSQANYRNSGDPLDNGTTPSGYYNGSQQPAGRPGNNQFWLYDMVGNVAQWCWDSYTPADYATLLQGGTANNPRGVDPSASVARAARGGSWDASPFDLRCAFRDPTAPGQRDTRTGLRCVRSNVVTNQALVAIVELGFTNGGPVVRWTTASEPETTGFYLYRLVAGVPVLVGTNLIPATGAAQGGIGATYACADASAPATAVYQLAEVRPDGGTIVHGPFALNMYRFDLASPVPPVSGVRQVRWHSRSNEWYSVWRSTNLAAGFAPLKSWIAPAPPENVFFDTDAGLINVFYQIRSEP